One segment of Amycolatopsis alba DSM 44262 DNA contains the following:
- a CDS encoding sugar ABC transporter permease: MTETPAKPASPEGGKSAAAALNPSAAITDFGIDTTSMSTREAVGDYFSRLKAGQLGSLPALLGLLVLVIVFASLSDTFLTMNNIANLMAQGAGKAIIAMGIVFVLLLGEIDLSAGTASGVTAAVLAMHYVRNGNLLGGMGNGVFITFLVVLAIAGLLGVILRIWAGVGFAVLAIALVLSGTAANPWIEILLAISVGGAIGVLTGFLVSKIGMPSFVVTLALFLAWQGVILQFIGEGGTLGISTSDVLFKVANGNLSTLGSWILFLVFAGGFAAVSLGQHFSRLKRGLVTQPTPMVLFKVGAIGVVAAIATYLLTLNRAPNPNIVISGVPYVVPIVLALLVLGTYVLNRTQYGRHIYAVGGNREAARRAGINVEKIRASVFVICSAVAAVGAIVYSSKVGSVDPQAGGLNTLLFAVGAAVIGGTSLFGGKGRVVDAVIGGLVLAVVENALGLLKQSAAVVNIVTGLVLLLAATVDALSRRRAAASPR; the protein is encoded by the coding sequence ATGACTGAGACACCTGCAAAGCCCGCTTCGCCGGAAGGGGGCAAGTCCGCGGCCGCCGCGCTGAACCCGTCGGCGGCCATCACGGACTTCGGCATCGACACGACATCGATGTCAACGCGCGAAGCCGTCGGTGACTACTTCTCCCGGCTCAAAGCGGGACAGCTGGGCTCGCTCCCGGCGCTGCTCGGCCTGCTCGTGCTGGTGATCGTGTTCGCCTCGCTGTCGGACACTTTCCTGACGATGAACAACATCGCGAACCTGATGGCGCAGGGCGCCGGCAAGGCGATCATCGCGATGGGCATCGTGTTCGTGCTGCTGCTCGGCGAGATCGACCTGTCCGCGGGTACCGCGTCCGGGGTCACCGCCGCGGTGCTGGCGATGCATTACGTCCGCAACGGGAACCTGCTGGGCGGTATGGGGAACGGCGTGTTCATCACGTTCCTCGTGGTGCTCGCGATCGCCGGTCTGCTCGGCGTGATCCTGCGGATCTGGGCGGGTGTCGGGTTCGCCGTGCTCGCGATCGCGCTCGTGCTCTCGGGAACCGCGGCCAACCCGTGGATCGAGATCCTGCTCGCGATCAGCGTCGGTGGCGCGATCGGTGTCCTGACCGGGTTCCTCGTCTCCAAGATCGGCATGCCCTCGTTCGTCGTGACGCTGGCGCTCTTCCTTGCCTGGCAAGGGGTCATCCTCCAGTTCATCGGTGAGGGCGGCACGCTCGGCATCAGCACCTCGGACGTGCTGTTCAAGGTCGCCAACGGCAATCTGTCCACTTTGGGCAGCTGGATCCTCTTCCTGGTCTTCGCGGGCGGTTTCGCCGCGGTGTCACTGGGCCAGCATTTCTCGCGGCTCAAGCGCGGACTGGTCACCCAGCCGACGCCGATGGTGCTGTTCAAGGTCGGCGCGATCGGCGTGGTCGCCGCGATCGCGACGTACCTGCTGACGCTGAACCGCGCGCCCAACCCGAACATCGTGATCTCGGGTGTCCCGTACGTCGTGCCGATCGTGCTCGCGCTGCTGGTGCTCGGTACCTACGTGCTCAACCGCACGCAGTACGGCCGCCACATCTACGCCGTCGGTGGCAACCGCGAGGCGGCCCGCCGCGCCGGTATCAACGTCGAGAAGATCCGTGCGTCGGTGTTCGTCATCTGCTCGGCGGTGGCGGCGGTCGGCGCGATCGTCTACTCGTCGAAGGTCGGTTCGGTCGACCCGCAGGCCGGTGGCCTCAACACGCTGCTGTTCGCGGTCGGTGCCGCCGTCATCGGTGGTACGTCGCTGTTCGGCGGCAAGGGGCGGGTCGTCGACGCGGTGATCGGTGGTCTCGTGCTCGCGGTCGTCGAGAACGCGCTGGGCCTGCTCAAGCAGTCGGCGGCGGTGGTCAACATCGTCACCGGTCTGGTGCTGCTGCTCGCGGCAACGGTGGACGCGCTGTCCCGGCGCCGCGCGGCTGCGTCGCCGCGCTGA
- a CDS encoding ATP-binding cassette domain-containing protein, with product MSEPILELKQLNKSFGPVHVLHDVDFNVRAGEVTALVGDNGAGKSTLVKSIAGIHGYDSGTVTFQGKPVNIHGPRDAADLGIEVVYQDLALAENLDIVQNMFLGRERGSKWLLDEASMEKAARETLASLSVRTVKSVRTPVSALSGGQRQTVAIAKSVLWDSKVVLLDEPTAALGVAQTRQVLDLVRRLAEQGLGVVLISHNMADVFEVADRIAVLYLGRLVAEVHTKDVTHGQVVELITAGRSGDLGLARPEAAVL from the coding sequence ATGAGTGAACCCATCCTCGAACTGAAGCAGCTGAACAAGAGCTTCGGGCCGGTCCACGTCCTCCACGACGTGGACTTCAACGTGCGCGCCGGCGAGGTCACCGCGCTGGTCGGCGACAACGGTGCCGGCAAGTCCACTTTGGTCAAGTCGATCGCCGGCATCCACGGCTACGACTCGGGCACGGTGACGTTCCAGGGCAAGCCGGTGAACATCCACGGCCCGCGCGACGCCGCGGACCTGGGCATCGAGGTCGTCTACCAGGACCTCGCGCTGGCCGAGAACCTCGACATCGTGCAGAACATGTTCCTCGGCCGGGAACGCGGCAGCAAATGGCTGCTCGACGAGGCCAGCATGGAGAAGGCCGCCCGCGAGACGCTCGCCTCGCTCTCGGTCCGCACCGTGAAGTCCGTCCGCACGCCCGTTTCGGCCCTCTCCGGCGGGCAGCGGCAGACCGTCGCGATCGCCAAATCCGTGCTGTGGGACTCGAAGGTCGTCCTGCTCGACGAGCCGACCGCCGCGCTCGGTGTCGCGCAGACCCGTCAGGTGCTCGACCTCGTCCGCCGCCTCGCGGAGCAGGGCCTCGGTGTGGTGCTGATCAGCCACAACATGGCCGACGTCTTCGAGGTCGCCGACCGCATCGCGGTGCTCTACCTCGGCCGTCTCGTCGCCGAGGTGCACACCAAGGACGTCACCCACGGCCAGGTCGTGGAACTGATCACCGCGGGCCGCTCCGGCGACCTCGGCCTTGCCCGCCCCGAAGCCGCCGTCCTCTAG
- a CDS encoding sugar ABC transporter substrate-binding protein, giving the protein MRSRTLTLLAATVGAGLVLSACGANTADSSGSGNSSQSAPAPGGAAAGGKVGVILPETATSARWESFDKPFLTKALKDAGFDADVQNAQGDVQKFTTLADGMIAQNVKVLIIAAINGEVGAAVARKAQAAGIPTIDYDRLNLGGSSDYYVSFDNEKVGQLQGQGLADALKDKKGAEVVMIEGAPTDNNATLFANGQKSVLQPKFASNDLKLVREQAIDNWDNQKGGQTFEQILTDNKGKVDGVVAANDGLAGAVITVLKKNGLNGKVPVTGQDATADGLMAILRGDQYMTVFKPIKEEAEAAAKLAVLLAKGDKAGADALATGKAKDPKGNREVKSVLLEPKLTTKDGVKEVVTQGYVKAAEICGGDLAAACTQLGIS; this is encoded by the coding sequence ATGCGCAGCAGAACCCTTACCCTCCTCGCCGCGACGGTGGGCGCCGGCCTGGTGCTCTCCGCCTGCGGCGCCAACACCGCCGACTCGAGCGGCAGCGGCAACTCCTCGCAGTCCGCGCCCGCCCCCGGCGGTGCCGCCGCCGGTGGCAAGGTCGGTGTCATCCTGCCGGAGACCGCCACCTCCGCGCGCTGGGAGTCCTTCGACAAGCCGTTCCTGACCAAGGCGCTCAAGGACGCGGGCTTCGACGCCGACGTCCAGAACGCGCAGGGCGACGTCCAGAAGTTCACCACGCTGGCCGACGGCATGATCGCGCAGAACGTCAAGGTCCTGATCATCGCCGCCATCAACGGCGAGGTCGGCGCGGCGGTCGCCCGCAAGGCGCAGGCCGCGGGCATCCCGACGATCGACTACGACCGCCTGAACCTCGGCGGCAGCTCCGACTACTACGTCTCGTTCGACAACGAGAAGGTCGGCCAGCTGCAGGGCCAGGGCCTCGCCGACGCGCTGAAGGACAAGAAGGGCGCCGAGGTCGTCATGATCGAGGGTGCCCCGACCGACAACAACGCGACCCTGTTCGCCAACGGCCAGAAGTCCGTCCTGCAGCCGAAGTTCGCCAGCAACGACCTCAAGCTCGTGCGCGAACAGGCCATCGACAACTGGGACAACCAGAAGGGCGGTCAGACCTTCGAGCAGATCCTGACCGACAACAAGGGCAAGGTCGACGGCGTCGTCGCCGCGAACGACGGTCTCGCCGGCGCGGTCATCACCGTGCTGAAGAAGAACGGCCTCAACGGCAAGGTCCCGGTCACCGGCCAGGACGCCACCGCGGACGGCCTCATGGCGATCCTGCGCGGCGACCAGTACATGACGGTCTTCAAGCCCATCAAGGAAGAGGCCGAGGCCGCGGCGAAGCTCGCCGTCCTGCTGGCCAAGGGCGACAAGGCGGGCGCCGACGCGCTGGCCACCGGCAAGGCGAAGGACCCGAAGGGCAACCGCGAGGTCAAGTCCGTGCTCCTCGAGCCGAAGCTGACCACCAAGGACGGTGTCAAGGAGGTCGTGACGCAGGGCTACGTCAAGGCCGCCGAGATCTGCGGCGGCGACCTGGCCGCGGCGTGCACGCAGCTCGGTATCTCCTGA
- a CDS encoding DEAD/DEAH box helicase, with protein sequence MAETVERDRGELGAPPAAKDSTARPLRAWQRRALTKYLTKKPQDFLAVATPGAGKTVFGLRIAAELLSDRTIEKITIVAPTEHLKHQWAASAAAAGIAIDSNFRNGAGATSRDYQGVAVTYAQVAAHPTLHRVRTENRKTLVILDEIHHGGDAKSWGDAIREAFTPAVRRLALTGTPFRSDDSQIPFVTYEPDGSGFQRSKSDHSYGYADALADGVVRPVVFLAYSGEASWRTSAGEEFTARLGEPLTAEQNARAWRTALDPAGEWVPAVLQAADTRLAQLRANGIPDAGGLVIATDQDSARAYAKILERLSGQTPTVVLSDDPKASGRIKEFSDSTDRWLVAVRMVSEGVDVPRLAVGVYATSASTPLFFAQAIGRYVRSRKPGETASVFLPSVPVLLELASELEAQRDHVLGKPHREKDGWEDELLAQANRTEDEPGEEEKAFTSLGASAELDQVIYDGNSFGTAVFSGSDEEQEYLGLPGLLEPDQVRALLRKRQEEQLSDEKRRKPKAEEAAPVVRSQSVSERLGALRKELNALVGVIHHRTRKPHGAIHNELRRICGGPPTAMATVEQLEERIVTLRTW encoded by the coding sequence ATGGCGGAAACGGTTGAACGCGATCGAGGCGAGCTGGGCGCGCCTCCCGCGGCGAAGGACAGCACCGCCCGCCCGCTGCGTGCCTGGCAGCGCCGCGCGCTGACGAAGTACCTGACGAAGAAACCGCAGGACTTCCTGGCCGTCGCGACGCCGGGCGCGGGCAAGACGGTGTTCGGGCTCCGGATCGCCGCCGAGCTGCTGAGCGACCGGACCATCGAGAAGATCACCATCGTCGCGCCGACGGAGCACCTGAAGCACCAGTGGGCCGCCTCGGCGGCGGCCGCGGGGATCGCGATCGACTCGAACTTCCGCAACGGCGCCGGCGCGACCTCCCGCGACTACCAAGGTGTCGCGGTGACCTATGCGCAGGTCGCGGCGCATCCGACGCTGCACCGCGTGCGCACCGAGAACCGCAAGACCCTGGTTATCCTCGACGAGATCCACCACGGCGGTGACGCGAAGTCCTGGGGCGACGCGATCCGCGAGGCGTTCACGCCCGCCGTCCGCCGTCTCGCGCTGACCGGGACGCCGTTCCGCAGCGACGACTCGCAGATCCCGTTCGTCACCTACGAGCCCGACGGTTCGGGCTTCCAGCGCAGCAAGTCCGACCATTCCTACGGTTACGCCGACGCGCTCGCCGACGGCGTGGTCCGGCCGGTCGTCTTCCTCGCCTACTCCGGTGAGGCCTCCTGGCGCACGAGCGCGGGGGAGGAGTTCACCGCGAGGCTCGGCGAGCCGCTGACGGCCGAGCAGAACGCGCGGGCCTGGCGCACCGCGCTCGACCCGGCGGGCGAGTGGGTCCCGGCGGTGCTGCAGGCCGCGGACACGCGCCTCGCGCAGCTTCGCGCGAACGGCATCCCGGACGCCGGCGGCCTGGTGATCGCCACCGACCAGGACTCCGCGCGCGCCTACGCCAAGATCCTGGAGCGGCTCTCCGGCCAGACCCCGACGGTCGTCCTCTCCGACGATCCCAAGGCGTCCGGGCGGATCAAGGAGTTCTCCGATTCGACCGACCGCTGGCTGGTCGCGGTCCGGATGGTGTCCGAGGGCGTCGACGTCCCGCGCCTGGCCGTCGGCGTCTACGCCACGAGCGCGTCGACGCCGCTGTTCTTCGCGCAGGCCATCGGCCGCTACGTGCGTTCGCGCAAACCCGGCGAGACGGCTTCGGTCTTCCTGCCGAGCGTGCCGGTGCTGCTGGAACTGGCCAGCGAGCTGGAAGCGCAGCGTGACCACGTCCTCGGCAAACCGCACCGCGAGAAGGACGGCTGGGAGGACGAACTCCTCGCCCAGGCCAACCGCACCGAGGACGAGCCGGGCGAGGAGGAGAAGGCGTTCACCTCGCTGGGCGCCTCCGCCGAGCTCGACCAGGTCATCTACGACGGCAACTCCTTCGGCACCGCGGTGTTCTCCGGTTCCGACGAGGAGCAGGAGTACCTCGGCCTGCCGGGGCTGCTCGAACCGGACCAGGTCCGCGCCCTGCTGCGGAAGCGGCAGGAGGAGCAGCTCTCCGACGAGAAGCGGCGCAAGCCCAAGGCCGAAGAGGCGGCGCCGGTCGTACGGTCGCAGTCGGTCAGCGAGCGGCTCGGCGCCCTGCGCAAGGAGCTGAACGCGCTGGTGGGCGTGATCCATCACCGGACGAGGAAACCGCACGGCGCGATCCACAACGAGCTGCGCCGGATCTGCGGCGGGCCGCCGACCGCGATGGCGACGGTGGAACAGCTCGAAGAGCGCATCGTCACCCTCCGCACCTGGTAA
- a CDS encoding YihY/virulence factor BrkB family protein produces MSEENGRNEPAAEAVKVRKGPLRLLSRTLNKAWEGNIFSEAAEAAFWQTLSLPPLLLGLLGCLGFVGDWFGQEVVTAVHDRIITFSKTIFSDNAVHDIIEPTVNSILFVGKGEIVSVGFLISLWAGSSAMSSFVDAITVAHDQYGVRNDVWQRIFALLLYLAGLVILVVGLPLLAIGPDLLPQFFPANWRDTVSYWVGTLYYPVLAVMIVWALTTLYKLALPRRLPWHRGLPGAMLAMVVFLLSSIGLRIYLNWITKTGYTYGALAAPIAFLLLMFFIGLAVVGGAYFNSAIQELWPAKATKRQRRKWRRLEMERAGERIRAEEGRKLWERTTVPLRRPRQNGDSPESDAEHASEQSVNEETQSETDQVTERRN; encoded by the coding sequence ATGAGCGAGGAGAACGGCCGGAACGAACCGGCCGCCGAGGCCGTGAAGGTCCGCAAGGGCCCGTTGCGCCTGCTCAGCCGCACGCTCAACAAGGCGTGGGAAGGCAACATCTTCTCCGAGGCCGCCGAGGCCGCGTTCTGGCAGACGCTGTCGCTGCCGCCGCTGCTGCTGGGTCTCCTCGGCTGTCTCGGCTTCGTCGGCGACTGGTTCGGCCAGGAGGTCGTGACCGCGGTCCACGACCGGATCATCACCTTCAGCAAGACGATCTTCAGCGACAACGCCGTCCACGACATCATCGAGCCGACGGTCAACAGCATCCTGTTCGTCGGCAAGGGCGAGATCGTCTCCGTCGGCTTCCTGATCTCACTGTGGGCGGGTTCGTCGGCGATGTCGTCGTTCGTCGACGCGATCACCGTGGCGCACGACCAGTACGGCGTCCGCAACGACGTCTGGCAGCGGATCTTCGCGCTGCTGCTGTACCTGGCCGGGCTGGTCATCCTGGTGGTCGGGCTGCCGCTGCTGGCGATCGGGCCGGATCTGCTCCCCCAGTTCTTCCCGGCCAACTGGCGCGACACGGTGTCGTACTGGGTCGGCACGCTGTACTACCCGGTGCTGGCCGTGATGATCGTGTGGGCGCTGACGACGCTGTACAAGCTGGCCCTGCCGCGCAGGCTGCCGTGGCATCGCGGGCTGCCGGGCGCGATGCTCGCCATGGTCGTCTTCCTGCTCTCCAGCATCGGGCTGCGGATCTACCTGAACTGGATCACCAAGACCGGCTACACCTACGGCGCGCTCGCCGCGCCGATCGCGTTCCTGCTGTTGATGTTCTTCATCGGGCTCGCGGTGGTCGGCGGCGCCTACTTCAACAGCGCGATCCAGGAACTGTGGCCCGCCAAGGCGACGAAACGCCAGCGCCGGAAATGGCGGCGGCTGGAAATGGAACGCGCGGGCGAGCGGATCCGCGCCGAAGAGGGCCGCAAACTGTGGGAACGGACCACCGTCCCGCTCCGCCGTCCCCGCCAGAACGGCGATTCTCCCGAAAGTGACGCCGAACACGCGTCGGAACAATCGGTGAACGAAGAAACGCAGAGCGAAACCGATCAGGTGACAGAACGGCGAAATTGA